Proteins found in one Leguminivora glycinivorella isolate SPB_JAAS2020 chromosome 4, LegGlyc_1.1, whole genome shotgun sequence genomic segment:
- the LOC125225195 gene encoding LOW QUALITY PROTEIN: uncharacterized protein LOC125225195 (The sequence of the model RefSeq protein was modified relative to this genomic sequence to represent the inferred CDS: inserted 1 base in 1 codon), giving the protein MWWYFVGLAVALYYVNKWIRSDEQFEKIPGPPGIYIFENALDFLMDPVTLFYYFRKLGSQYKQFFKLKLASRKFIVICNPEDTEAIISGTKYNKKGFLYGFIEPWLKDGLLLSDGEKWQQRRKILTPTFHFNILRHFNTILEENSRKLVEQLATEVNKDKTNVSTFITEFTLHSICETAMGTKLDSETSSVGRSYKDAIIKLGVYAVHRAQRVWLYPDLVFPWTQLGRKQQKILDLMRSFRDSVIDKRRESNDFKNMLLEVANDTDENEISMAGKKRLAMLDLLLQAERDGIIDANGIGEEVDTFMFEGHDTTSTALQFTLMLLACYPDAQEKAVAECNQIFKSPDQQASMSDLSQMKYLECCIKESLRLYPPVHFIMRKLDQPLKLNTGGNEVPAGSDCAILLWELQRRSDQFVEALEFRPERFLQAPTWHPYSFIPFSAGPRNCIGQKFAMNEMKFALSAILRNYRLLPVSTPQNIVFITDFILRPVDPIYVKFEKRQHTDLVHSFTVNCPRPVVFGKMLVYLLSIAILLCVIHVYFNYNSVARALRKIPGPKDAFIIGNALEIIVPSDKLMDLGRDFARRFPGIHRFWSYPLGAVTIYNPEDIEIIMSTMKHSEKGIIYNLLKPWLQEGLLLSNGEKWQTRRKILTPTFHFNILRQFSATLQENAQRLVAVLEAASGRPVDVVPVISEFTLSSICETAMGTQLNEQEANAARTYKESIYKIGNIFSKRFARIYLFSDFIFNLTSLGREQNKLLKIVRRFTKTVIDQRKEMLENNMNSHTTKDAEEYDDIFMKKKKKVAMLDLLISAEKDRLIDSAGIQEEVDTFMFEGHDTTASGLTFCMMALANNKDIQDKATAEIKDVLGDSERAITMEDINNLPYLDRCIKESLRIYPPVHFISRELTEDVRLSNKYDVPAGVGCHISIYDLHHREDLYPDPSRFDPDRFLPEQCARRHPYAYIPFSAGPRXCIGQKFALLEMKLVLAEVLRRFELQPVTRPEDLSYLGDLVLRNKGPVYVNFVKRKSVGSVETHSGRLYSSKMLIYLISTAIVLCVIHVFFNYNRVARALRKIPGHKDAFIIGNALEILVSPDKLMDLLRSFAKKFNGIYRFWCYPIGAVTVYNPEDIEIIISTMKHSQKSIIYNVIKPWLKDGLLLSSGEKWQTRRKILTPTFHFNILRQFSVTLQENAQKLVAVLEATSGRPVDIVSVISEFTLSSICETAMGTQLNEQDTNAARSYKDMIYRIGHIFTSRIARIYLYPDLTFKLTSLGREQKELLRKITKFTEQVIDQRKIMLGNNVNIDTIKEAEEYDDIFMKKKKKVAMLDLLLSAQKDRLIDSAGIQEEVDTFMFEGHDTTASGLTFCMMALANNRDIQNEAAAEIKAVLADSNRAITMEDISNLPYLDRCIKESLRMYPPVHFISRKLSEDVRLSNKYDVPAGVGCHISIFDLHHREDLYPDPARFDPDRFLPEQCARRHPYAYIPFSAGPRNCIGQKFAQLEMKLVLAEVLRRFELQPVTRPEDLSFTADLVVRNKGPVYITFTNRVATEE; this is encoded by the exons GCAATTATATCTGGCACGAAATACAACAAAAAAGGTTTTCTATACGGATTTATAGAGCCATGGCTGAAGGACGGGCTACTGTTGAGCGATG GAGAAAAATGGCAACAGCGCCGGAAAATTCTAACGCCGActtttcattttaatattttacgccaTTTTAATACGATACTAGAAGAAAACTCCCGAAAATTAGTGGAACAACTGGCCACTGAAGTGAACAAAGACAAAACGAATGTATCCACTTTCATTACTGAATTCACGCTGCATTCAATATGTG AGACTGCAATGGGAACCAAGTTGGACAGTGAGACCAGCAGTGTGGGTCGCAGCTACAAGGACGCCATCATAAAACTAGGAGTGTACGCCGTCCACAGAGCGCAGAGAGTGTGGCTCTACCCCGACCTGGTCTTCCCGTGGACTCAACTCGGCCGCAAGCAACAGAAAATCTTAGACCTAATGCGCTCCTTCAGAGACAGCGTCATCGATAAAAGAAGAGAATCGAATGACTTCAAAAATATGCTACTCGAAGTCGCAAATGACAcggatgaaaatgaaatatcgATGGCGGGCAAAAAAAGATTAGCTATGCTTGATCTTTTATTACAAGCCGAAAGAGACGGTATTATTGATGCGAATGGAATTGGAGAGGAGGTTGATACATTTATGTTTGAG GGTCATGATACTACATCAACCGCTCTTCAGTTCACTTTGATGTTATTGGCCTGTTATCCGGATGCACAG GAAAAAGCCGTCGCAGAATGCAACCAAATATTTAAATCACCCGACCAACAAGCATCGATGAGTGATTTGTCCCAAATGAAGTATCTGGAATGCTGCATAAAGGAGTCGCTGCGACTATATCCCCCAGTGCATTTCATAATGCGAAAGCTTGATCAGCCTTTGAAATTGA ATACTGGTGGGAACGAAGTTCCGGCAGGTTCCGACTGCGCGATCCTGCTGTGGGAGCTGCAGCGTCGTAGTGACCAATTCGTGGAGGCGCTCGAGTTCCGACCTGAAAGGTTCCTACAGGCGCCCACGTGGCACCCATACTCCTTCATCCCTTTCAGCGCTGGGCCCAGAAACTGTATAG gtCAAAAGTTCGCCATGAATGAAATGAAGTTCGCATTATCCGCAATACTGAGGAACTACAGACTGCTGCCCGTCTCCACTCCACAGAATATAGTGTTCATCACAGACTTCATATTACGTCCTGTTGATCCGATTTATGTTAAATTTGAAAAGAGAC AACACACTGATTTAGTTCATTCGTTCACTGTGAACTGCCCCCGACCGGTTGTATTCGGCAAAATGTTAGTTTATTTACTATCCATTGCGATTTTACTGTGCGTCATTCATGTGTATTTTAATTACAATAGTGTTGCAAGGGCGTTAAGAAAAATTCCAGGCCCGAAGGATGCTTTTATTATTGGAAATGCGCTAGAAATTATTGTTCCATCAG ATAAATTGATGGACTTAGGGCGAGACTTCGCTAGGAGATTCCCTGGAATACACAGATTTTGGTCTTACCCTTTAGGGGCAGTGACAATATATAATCCAGAAGATATAGAG ATTATTATGTCAACCATGAAGCACAGTGAAAAGGGGattatatataatttattgaaaccATGGCTTCAGGAAGGGCTACTTCTAAGTAACG GTGAAAAATGGCAAACTCGGCGCAAAATCCTGACGCCCACGTTTCACTTCAATATCCTGCGGCAGTTCAGCGCGACTTTGCAGGAGAACGCGCAGAGGCTCGTGGCAGTTCTCGAGGCGGCTTCCGGGCGTCCCGTTGACGTCGTGCCCGTTATATCCGAGTTCACACTTAGCTCCATCTGTG AGACTGCTATGGGGACGCAATTAAATGAACAGGAAGCCAATGCCGCTAGAACTTACAAAGAATCAATTTACAAAATTGGTAATATTTTCAGCAAACGTTTTGcaaggatttatttattttctgattttattttcaatttaacaTCGTTAGGCAGAGAACAGAATAAGCTTTTGAAAATAGTTAGAAGATTTACTAAAACTGTCATAGATCAAAGAAAAGAAATGCTtgaaaataatatgaattcCCATACAACAAAAGATGCCgaagaatatgacgatatttttatgaagaagaagaaaaaagtAGCTATGCTAGATTTATTAATATCAGCTGAAAAAGACAGACTAATTGATAGCGCGGGTATACAAGAAGAAGTGGATACATTCATGTTTGAG GGCCACGACACAACTGCTTCGGGTTTGACATTTTGCATGATGGCGCTAGCTAATAATAAGGATATACAG GATAAAGCTACAGCAGAGATTAAAGACGTGCTTGGAGACTCCGAACGCGCTATCACCATGGAAGATATTAACAATTTGCCGTACTTAGACCGCTGTATCAAGGAATCGCTACGTATCTATCCGCCAGTGCATTTTATTAGCCGTGAATTGACTGAAGATGTAAGACTGA GCAACAAATACGACGTCCCAGCTGGAGTGGGGTGCCACATCTCCATCTACGACCTGCACCATCGCGAGGACCTGTACCCGGATCCATCCCGGTTCGACCCTGACCGCTTCTTGCCCGAACAGTGCGCGCGGAGACATCCTTACGCGTATATACCCTTTAGCGCGGGACCTA ACtgcatag GTCAAAAGTTTGCCCTGTTGGAAATGAAGTTGGTGTTAGCGGAGGTGTTGAGGAGGTTCGAGTTGCAGCCGGTCACCCGGCCGGAGGACCTGAGCTACCTCGGGGACCTCGTTTTGAGGAACAAGGGACCCGTCTACGTCAACTTTGTGAAGAGAAAGTCGGTCGGGAGTGTCGAAACACA CTCCGGCCGGTTGTACTCGTCTAAAAtgctaatttatttaatatcgaCTGCGATTGTATTGTGTGTAATTCACGTGTTTTTTAATTACAACCGTGTAGCAAGGGCGTTAAGAAAAATACCAGGACACAAGGATGCATTTATAATCGGAAATGCGCTTGAAATTCTAGTTTCACCAG ATAAATTAATGGACTTACTGCGAAGCTTCGCCAAGAAGTTTAATggaatttacagattttggtgTTACCCGATAGGGGCAGTGACTGTTTATAATCCGGAAGATATAGAG ATAATTATTTCAACTATGAAACATAgtcaaaaaagtattatatACAATGTCATCAAACCCTGGCTTAAGGACGGGCTGCTTTTGAGCAGCG GTGAAAAATGGCAAACGCGCCGCAAAATCCTGACACCTACTTTTCACTTCAATATCCTGCGGCAGTTCAGCGTGACTCTGCAGGAGAACGCGCAGAAGCTCGTGGCAGTTCTCGAGGCAACTTCGGGACGTCCCGTCGACATCGTGTCTGTTATATCAGAGTTCACTCTTAGCTCTATTTGTG AAACCGCCATGGGAACTCAATTAAATGAACAAGACACCAATGCCGCCCGATCTTACAAAGACATGATATACAGAATCGGTCATATATTCACCAGCCGCATTGCAAGGATATATCTGTATCCAGACTTAACTTTCAAGCTCACGTCGTTAGGTAGAGAACAAAAAGAGCttttaagaaaaataacaaaatttacTGAACAAGTCATTGACCAAAGAAAGATCATGCTGGGAAATAATGTGAATATAGATACAATAAAAGAAGCGGAAGAATACGacgatatttttatgaaaaagaagaaaaaagtaGCTATGCTCGATTTATTACTTTCTGCTCAAAAAGATAGACTTATTGATAGTGCAGGTATACAAGAAGAAGTCGATACATTCATGTTTGAG GGCCATGACACGACTGCCTCAGGATTGACATTTTGCATGATGGCGCTAGCTAACAATAGAGACATACAG AATGAAGCTGCAGCAGAAATTAAAGCCGTGCTTGCCGACTCCAACCGCGCTATAACCATGGAGGATATCAGCAACCTGCCGTACCTAGACCGCTGCATCAAGGAATCGCTACGGATGTATCCTCCCGTGCATTTTATTAGCCGTAAATTGTCTGAAGATGTTAGACTGA GCAACAAATACGATGTCCCCGCCGGTGTGGGTTGCCACATATCCATATTCGACCTGCACCACCGTGAAGACTTGTATCCGGACCCGGCCCGGTTCGATCCGGACCGCTTCTTGCCCGAACAATGCGCCCGGAGACACCCCTACGCGTACATACCCTTTAGCGCGGGACCTAGGAACTGCATAG GTCAAAAGTTCGCCCAGCTAGAAATGAAGTTAGTGCTAGCAGAAGTATTGCGGAGGTTCGAGT